In Rhodamnia argentea isolate NSW1041297 chromosome 4, ASM2092103v1, whole genome shotgun sequence, the following proteins share a genomic window:
- the LOC115740952 gene encoding uncharacterized protein LOC115740952 has protein sequence MESGEEVVEIDSLEKGLLRDHGSGEIVESEEDPILYTATFREMEDNFVKYQTAQWVLYSLPLVLAWGIGLFMLLYLPVRRYILRKDIRSRKLYLTPDAIVYKVTKPVPFPCCGVLKKEKHVLLPSVADVVIEQGYLQSLFGVYSLRIENVGVRRPPSDDVQIQGIANPIAFRKAVLTRLSSLRDEAFPRQISTIDDVPNLRLGQSALMSPSKSIRYDSSPYSGEHLLLQKLDEVGSSVKRLQTLIEEQQSQPSESLE, from the exons ATGGAATCCGGTGAGGAGGTGGTGGAAATTGATAGCTTGGAAAAGGGTCTTTTGAGAGACCATGGGTCTGGAGAAATCGTGGAAAGTGAGGAGGACCCGATTCTGTACACGGCGACCTTCCGAGAAATGGAGGATAATTTCGTCAAGTACCAGACAGCTCAATGGGTTCTGTACTCGTTGCCTTTGGTTCTAGCTTGGGGCATTGGCTTGTTCATGTTGCTTTACTTGCCTGTTCGGAGATACATACTTCGGAAGGATATCCGTTCGAGGAAGCTCTATCTCACCCCAGATGCCATAGTGTACAAA GTTACCAAACCGGTACCATTTCCATGTTGTGGAGTGTTAAAAAAGGAGAAGCATGTGCTTTTGCCTTCAGTAGCTGATGTTGTGATTGAACAAG GCTATCTGCAGTCCCTTTTTGGTGTATACTCTCTTAGAATAGAGAATGTTGGTGTGAGAAGGCCCCCAAGTGATGACGTTCAAATACAAGGCATTGCTAACCCTATTGCTTTCCGAAAG GCTGTTCTAACACGTCTTTCAAGCTTGAGAGACGAAGCCTTTCCTAGACAAATCTCAACTATTGATGACGTACCCAACTTGAGACTGGGTCAGTCAGCTTTG ATGTCCCCATCGAAGTCCATCCGATATGATTCTTCCCCCTATTCAGGAGAGCATTTGTTGTTGCAAAAACTCGATGAAGTTGGAAGTTCTGTTAAA AGACTTCAAACTTTGATCGAGGAACAACAATCTCAACCATCAGAATCTTTAGAATGA
- the LOC115740951 gene encoding 3-oxoacyl-[acyl-carrier-protein] synthase II, chloroplastic-like isoform X2, with translation MAASMAASPLCTWLLAACTSVSFENELKTDPFQCSRRLPKRLKRKVLSTCCSDTSNALSPISGLLSSFCGSSVQGLMSSCLAFEPCSDSYRCNGLSSLFGSRNVGINRKQKRTNRARNSGETMAVALQPVQKVSTMKKPVMKQRRVVVTGMGVVTPLGHDPDIFYNNLLDGVSGISEIETFDCAQFPTRIAGEIKSFSTDGWVAPKLSKRMDKFMLYMLTAGKKALADGGMTDDAMKNLDKAKCGVLIGSAMGGMKVFNDAIEALRISYKKMNPFCIPFATTNMGSAMLAMDLGWMGPNYSISTACATSNFCILNAANHIIRGEANVMLCGGSDSTIIPIGLGGFVACRALSQRNSDPAKASRPWDINRDGFVMGEGAGVLLLEELDHAKVHIQLVSLIYACGPGDCCSVQSGIWCCTWSVSDLWWGPQKRCKHLCRVSRWKFHV, from the exons ATGGCGGCTTCAATGGCGGCCTCTCCGCTCTGCACGTGGCTGTTGGCGGCTTGCACGTCGGTCTCGTTCGAGAACGAGCTGAAAACGGACCCGTTTCAGTGCTCCAGGAGACTTCCCAAGAGGCTGAAAAGGAAGGTCCTTTCGACATGTTGTAGCGATACGAGCAATGCCCTGTCGCCCATTTCTGGATTGTTATCGTCTTTCTGTGGATCGAGCGTTCAAGGTCTCATGAGTTCGTGTTTGGCTTTCGAGCCTTGTAGCGATTCCTACAGATGTAATGGGCTCTCTTCTCTGTTTGGATCGAGAAATGTTGGCATAAATCGGAAGCAGAAGCGCACCAATCGAGCTCGCAACTCTG GAGAAACCATGGCAGTGGCCCTGCAACCCGTTCAAAAAGTTTCAACGATGAAGAAACCTGTAATGAAGCAAAGGCGGGTAGTAGTGACTGGGATGGGTGTGGTAACTCCCCTAGGCCATGATCCCGACATTTTCTACAATAATTTGCTGGATGGTGTCAGCGGTATAAGTGAGATAGAGACATTTGACTGTGCTCAATTTCCAACG AGAATTGCTGGGGAGATCAAGTCTTTCTCAACAGATGGATGGGTTGCTCCAAAGCTCTCTAAGAGGATGGACAAATTCATGCTTTACATGCTCACTGCTGGCAAGAAAGCCTTAGCAGATGGTGGAATGACTGATGATGCTATGAAAAATCTAGACAAAGCTAAATGTGGGGTTCTCATTGGCTCTGCAATGGGTGGGATGAAG GTTTTCAATGATGCTATTGAAGCTTTAAGGATATCATACAAGAAAATGAATCCCTTTTGTATACCTTTTGCAACAACCAATATGGGTTCGGCCATGCTTGCAATGGACCTG GGATGGATGGGCCCTAATTACTCGATATCAACTGCTTGTGCTACAAGCAACTTTTGTATACTGAATGCTGCAAACCACATAATTAGAGGCGAAGCT AATGTGATGCTTTGCGGTGGCTCAGATTCAACAATTATTCCGATCG GTTTAGGGGGTTTTGTGGCATGCCGAGCGCTTTCGCAAAGAAATAGTGATCCTGCCAAAGCTTCAAGGCCATGGGACATT AATCGTGATGGATTTGTCATgggagaaggagctggagttCTGCTCTTGGAGGAACTAGATCATGCCAAGGTACACATACAATTGGTTTCTCTCATTTATGCTTGTGGTCCTGGGGATTGCTGCTCAGTGCAATCCGGTATCTGGTGCTGCACCTGGTCGGTGTCCGATCTGTGGTGGGGCCCAC AGAAGAGGTGCAAGCATTTATGCAGAGTTTCTAGGTGGAAGTTTCACGTCTGA
- the LOC115740951 gene encoding 3-oxoacyl-[acyl-carrier-protein] synthase II, chloroplastic-like isoform X1 — translation MAASMAASPLCTWLLAACTSVSFENELKTDPFQCSRRLPKRLKRKVLSTCCSDTSNALSPISGLLSSFCGSSVQGLMSSCLAFEPCSDSYRCNGLSSLFGSRNVGINRKQKRTNRARNSGETMAVALQPVQKVSTMKKPVMKQRRVVVTGMGVVTPLGHDPDIFYNNLLDGVSGISEIETFDCAQFPTRIAGEIKSFSTDGWVAPKLSKRMDKFMLYMLTAGKKALADGGMTDDAMKNLDKAKCGVLIGSAMGGMKVFNDAIEALRISYKKMNPFCIPFATTNMGSAMLAMDLGWMGPNYSISTACATSNFCILNAANHIIRGEANVMLCGGSDSTIIPIGLGGFVACRALSQRNSDPAKASRPWDINRDGFVMGEGAGVLLLEELDHAKRRGASIYAEFLGGSFTSDAYHMTEPHPDGVGVTLCIEKALAQAGVSREEVNYINAHATSTPAGDLKEYIALTHCFRENSKLKVNSTKSMIGHLLGAAGAVEAVAVVQAIRTGWVHPNVNLENPDEGVDPSMLVGPKKERLDIKVALSNSFGFGGHNSSILFAPYR, via the exons ATGGCGGCTTCAATGGCGGCCTCTCCGCTCTGCACGTGGCTGTTGGCGGCTTGCACGTCGGTCTCGTTCGAGAACGAGCTGAAAACGGACCCGTTTCAGTGCTCCAGGAGACTTCCCAAGAGGCTGAAAAGGAAGGTCCTTTCGACATGTTGTAGCGATACGAGCAATGCCCTGTCGCCCATTTCTGGATTGTTATCGTCTTTCTGTGGATCGAGCGTTCAAGGTCTCATGAGTTCGTGTTTGGCTTTCGAGCCTTGTAGCGATTCCTACAGATGTAATGGGCTCTCTTCTCTGTTTGGATCGAGAAATGTTGGCATAAATCGGAAGCAGAAGCGCACCAATCGAGCTCGCAACTCTG GAGAAACCATGGCAGTGGCCCTGCAACCCGTTCAAAAAGTTTCAACGATGAAGAAACCTGTAATGAAGCAAAGGCGGGTAGTAGTGACTGGGATGGGTGTGGTAACTCCCCTAGGCCATGATCCCGACATTTTCTACAATAATTTGCTGGATGGTGTCAGCGGTATAAGTGAGATAGAGACATTTGACTGTGCTCAATTTCCAACG AGAATTGCTGGGGAGATCAAGTCTTTCTCAACAGATGGATGGGTTGCTCCAAAGCTCTCTAAGAGGATGGACAAATTCATGCTTTACATGCTCACTGCTGGCAAGAAAGCCTTAGCAGATGGTGGAATGACTGATGATGCTATGAAAAATCTAGACAAAGCTAAATGTGGGGTTCTCATTGGCTCTGCAATGGGTGGGATGAAG GTTTTCAATGATGCTATTGAAGCTTTAAGGATATCATACAAGAAAATGAATCCCTTTTGTATACCTTTTGCAACAACCAATATGGGTTCGGCCATGCTTGCAATGGACCTG GGATGGATGGGCCCTAATTACTCGATATCAACTGCTTGTGCTACAAGCAACTTTTGTATACTGAATGCTGCAAACCACATAATTAGAGGCGAAGCT AATGTGATGCTTTGCGGTGGCTCAGATTCAACAATTATTCCGATCG GTTTAGGGGGTTTTGTGGCATGCCGAGCGCTTTCGCAAAGAAATAGTGATCCTGCCAAAGCTTCAAGGCCATGGGACATT AATCGTGATGGATTTGTCATgggagaaggagctggagttCTGCTCTTGGAGGAACTAGATCATGCCAAG AGAAGAGGTGCAAGCATTTATGCAGAGTTTCTAGGTGGAAGTTTCACGTCTGATGCTTATCACATGACTGAACCTCACCCTGATG GGGTGGGCGTTACTCTCTGTATTGAGAAGGCCTTAGCTCAGGCTGGAGTGTCCAGGGAAGAAGTAAATTACATAAACGCCCATGCCACGTCTACTCCAGCTGGAGACCTCAAAGAGTACATAGCTCTTACCCATTGTTTTCGCGAAAACAGCAAG TTGAAAGTGAATTCCACTAAGTCCATGATTGGTCACCTACTTGGAGCAGCTGGTGCTGTGGAAGCTGTGGCAGTTGTACAG GCAATAAGAACCGGGTGGGTTCATCCCAATGTTAACTTGGAAAACCCAGATGAAGGAGTG GATCCAAGCATGCTGGTTGGcccaaagaaagagagattagaTATCAAGGTGGCTTTGTCTAACTCATTTGGATTTGGCGGCCACAACTCATCGATACTATTCGCCCCGTACAGATGA